Proteins co-encoded in one Bacillus infantis NRRL B-14911 genomic window:
- the nuoH gene encoding NADH-quinone oxidoreductase subunit NuoH, translated as MVNELLRSEPGLLNFGIFFALAAVLLLVVLGFVTYAILAERKVMGFMQLRQGPNQVGGRWGLLQTVADVLKLLIKEDTIPKLADRPLFILAPVIAFTPAFMVLAVIPFTDKFQFADIGVGLLYYIAISGLTTIGIVTGGWASNNKYALLGGMRAAAQMISYEIPLVMSVLGIVLLTGSLNLNEIVEAQRGGWFIIWQPVAFIIFIIASVAELNRAPFDLPEAESELVAGFHVEYSGFRWAFFMLAEYVYFFAMASLTTVLFLGGWLPLPFLGFIPGAVWFALKFSLVVFLLIWFRVTFPRIRADQLMEFGWKVLLPAALANIFLTAIIKELIRFF; from the coding sequence ATGGTCAATGAACTGCTCCGTTCAGAACCTGGCCTTCTGAACTTTGGCATCTTTTTCGCGCTCGCTGCGGTCCTTTTGCTCGTAGTGCTAGGTTTTGTCACCTATGCCATCCTGGCCGAACGGAAAGTAATGGGCTTTATGCAGCTCAGGCAGGGACCGAACCAGGTCGGCGGGCGGTGGGGCCTGCTGCAGACAGTGGCTGACGTGCTGAAGCTGCTGATAAAAGAGGACACCATCCCGAAGCTGGCCGACCGTCCGCTGTTCATCCTGGCACCGGTCATTGCCTTCACGCCGGCCTTTATGGTCCTGGCGGTCATCCCGTTCACGGATAAATTCCAGTTCGCCGACATTGGCGTCGGGCTGCTCTACTATATTGCCATCTCCGGTTTGACGACGATCGGGATTGTGACCGGGGGATGGGCATCCAATAATAAATACGCGCTCCTCGGTGGCATGAGGGCGGCCGCACAGATGATTTCCTATGAAATCCCTCTCGTCATGTCTGTGCTCGGTATCGTACTCCTGACAGGGAGCCTGAATCTCAATGAAATAGTCGAGGCTCAGCGGGGCGGCTGGTTCATCATTTGGCAGCCGGTGGCGTTCATCATCTTCATCATCGCATCAGTAGCAGAGCTGAACCGGGCGCCTTTTGATCTCCCGGAAGCGGAATCGGAGCTTGTTGCCGGCTTCCATGTGGAATATTCAGGGTTTCGATGGGCATTTTTCATGCTCGCGGAATATGTGTATTTTTTCGCAATGGCTTCCCTGACCACGGTGCTGTTTCTCGGAGGCTGGCTCCCGCTGCCATTCCTTGGCTTCATTCCCGGAGCAGTCTGGTTTGCACTTAAGTTCAGCCTGGTTGTCTTCCTGCTCATCTGGTTCAGGGTCACCTTCCCCCGCATACGCGCCGACCAGCTGATGGAGTTCGGCTGGAAGGTGCTGCTGCCGGCTGCCCTGGCAAATATCTTCCTGACCGCGATCATTAAAGAGCTGATCAGATTCTTCTAA